From Micropterus dolomieu isolate WLL.071019.BEF.003 ecotype Adirondacks linkage group LG21, ASM2129224v1, whole genome shotgun sequence:
aacgttagcttcagaaacgttagcttcagaaacgttagcttcagtcgtTAAGAGACAGTTATGACGTCACATTtgcgacttttgggtttgtggtctttgtaattccgtattttcaaagtctgatacctcaacagttttacatcaaactgcgactttcttgactttaaaatgtatcttttaaattgacaaacatcgcGTGTGCGATTCAGGGCACGATTCAAACGgcatcaaaacatttgttgtcCCTCGCCGTTGACTACCGTACAGTATTTTTCCgtaataaggtcccatggtggtccacctgaaggggagggacttaggctctctatagagccttttcgtaagtccgcatttctgcagactttgcctgagggaattgcccacagttcatagcggtatgacgtgAAACACGGAGGTTACCAGGGTTACCAGGGAAGCCCGGAAgcgagagaagaagaaaacggTAAACACCAGAGGAACAGTCACCGTATTACACACTgcgtttattcaactatttagcTTTTGCTTAATGACGCTGTGTGATGATGATTATCTTCAAACAGACACTCCCCTCACGTGTTTCAGCGTCGCCGCCTCTCAAACACCTTCAGCAACCTGAAACTCCGCGTCTTCCTCCGAACTCGGGACGCCACTTGCTGCTCTGTCTTCTTCCGTTCTGACCCGAGTGGGAAACATTTCACACAGATATAAACGTTTCAGTCCTCCACGCTTGCTCTCTGCCGCCTTCACACTCAGGCGGTCCTTGTCATTTTGATCGACCGAACATCTCAGATCCCGTCGTCGCTGCGGTCGTACCCGCTGCGTCCATCAGATCTGCTCGCCTGCCCTTTCCTCGAGCACGTGGCTGCTACTGCGCATGCGTGATAGGAAGGTTACAGTCATACGGCAAGAGAAGGTGGCCAAAAACAATAAGGTCAAAGTCAGGACAAGCTTCACTGTTCAGAAatgcaaatataaatacagacaaatacAATATGTTGGTCAGTTTGATCAGTTTATTGGGGAAATGACAAGCAGGAACAAAACAAACTTATGTCATCCAGACAGCGTCTTTATACCTGAACCAATCACATCCTGTCCATCTCCTCGTTAATGGTGTTGTTACtccatcagagagagagaggggacaggaaatgagggagagacCGATGGACAAAAGGTCCCGGGGGACGTCGGGGTTCATGGCGTcttcacactgaaagcgaatCCAGCGTTTCGGAGCTTCAGAGCGCCGTGTGGAGAAGACCGGGCAGAGCGGGGGAGTGAAACGCCGCTGGCCGACGGAGAGCTGCTGAAGTACGGGAAAGTGCAGAGCAGAATCTGGACAGCTGAGCCGTTTACCCGCGAGAGCAGCTCAGAGTTAAACTGCTTTCATGAAATCAGccttttactttagttttcGGGTTTTAAACgctgatttatcttcactggagcttccgtgcacatccggttccactgttgctGTCGTTAGCGCTGCAGGactatttatataaaaacctgAAAAGTGGACATtgctggagaaaagaaagcgaggaagctgaactacctggtgagttcagaaaacgtgtgtctgtaactttattccagctgtggttgtactttactgtgaacaggttagcgtAACGTAGCCCTGATcgaaccaaactccattcagaaaacaaacggTTTAACAGCTGCTGTCCTGCTGACAAAGCATGTTTAACAGATCTGCATCatgttatttcagcatcagtttgatccgtttattgttATTTAACCACAGCAGCATGTTtcctttgggttcatacagctggaGTTATTTGCTCGTTGTGTTTATTGGCGTTGTCAGTGTTCGGTTGTCCAGAGATAAAAACCCGCGCGAGGATTAAATTAAACACAGCCTCAGGGGGCTTTTTCCCAGCTGCCTCACTTACTTCTGTTGAGTCGCACCAAAGGTCGTTTCCCCCTCGGTGCGGCCGGCAGGTGTGAACGTAGCGGCCGCACTCGGGTCGGCGCCAAAAGCAGATCAAACGAGCACACAACCCAGCCGGGTTTCATGATGGCACGTGTGGGATTTCTGTGTTCAGGGAGAAATGTGAGTACTGACCCAAAGGAAAAGGTCAGAGCTGTTAAATGCTGAGTCTCTTGCTTCTGTAAACTCTCTGCAGCGTCAGCCTCGTGCATCCGGCACAGAGAAATAATAAAGACGAACACCTGCAGCTGTTCCGCCTCCAGCCTGCGGCCCGGCACGGATCCAGGATCAGTTCTCAGCGTGCCGCCAGATCCCGCAGAGGAAACCAGCCGCCGGTGATGAAGCTGAGGATCACGGTAGCGAGCGACCCCGCCCACCGCCACCCGACATTACACAGCGACCAATCGCAGCAAGCGACCGACACTCCGGGAAGCTCCGTCTGCTGACAGTGACGAGACGTCGCGCATCCCCGAGACAAGACCAGGTCCAGGGACTCTACAGGagcggagagagagggaggagtttaatttttaaacatACAGGGAGCAGAACGATAAAACCAGATGGCTGGATGTTTACAAAGTGCCGATCCAGTCACCTTGTTAACAGAGCGAATGACGCGCTGCAGCCTGCGCCGGCTGCCGTTATTAATCTACAGACACAACTTTCAGAATGAGATAAAAACAAGACTCTGCCTCCTGCTCTCGTGGCTGCAGCATCTCGACGAGACAGCGGACAGAAGGTTTAGGCGACACCTGTAAGCAGGCGAACAGGTGAGAGCTCATGCACGGTAGATACTGGACGTTTGAAGATCATCAAACACGAGCTTTTCCTGTACGGTGTTATAAACTCAACCCAACAATCCCAGACTGACTGACCGTCACACTGGTTTAGAGAAAGTCGGGTCTCCAAGCAAAAAACCTGTTTCAGAGGAATAAGAGGTCAAAACTTTGAAATAACATCCAACATGTTGCTGCCGTTAAATTCTACATGAAGCAGCCAAACACTGAGATACAGGCTGTTCATCCTgcaagagcagcagaggctcaTGGGTACTGTAGttttcagagacagacaggtgaccagacagacagacagacagacgaacagacagacagacagacgaacagacagacaggtaaacagacagacagacgaacagacagacagacaggtaaacagacagacaggtgaacagacagacagacagacgaacagacagacagacagacgaacagacagacaggtaaacagacagacagacgaacagacagacagacaggtaaacagacagacaggtgaacagacagacagacagacgaacagacagacagacagacgaacagacagacaggtaaacagacagacagacgaacagacagacagacaggtaaacagacagacaggtgaacagacagacagacagacgaacagacagacagacagacgaacagacagacaggtaaacagacagacagacgaacagacagacagacaggtaaacagacagacaggtgaacagacagacagacagacgaacagacagacagacagacgaacagacagacaggtaaacagacagacagacgaacagacagacagacaggtaaacagacagacaggtgaacagacagacagacagacgaacagacagacagacagacgaacagacagacaggtaaacagacagacagacgaacagacagacagacaggtaaacagacagacaggtgaacagacagacagacagacgaacagacagacagacagacgaacagacagacaggtaaacagacagacagacgaacagacagacagacaggtaaacagacagacaggtgaacagacagacagacagacgaacagacagacagacagacgaacagacagacaggtaaacagacagacagacgaacagacagacagacaggtaaacagacagacaggtgaacagacagacagacagacgaacagacagacagacagacgaacagacagacaggtaaacagacagacagacgaacagacagacagacaggtaaacagacagacaggtgaacagacagacaggcgaacagacagacagacaggcgaacagacagacagacaggcgaacagacagacagacagacgaacagacagacagacgaacagacagacagacgaacagacagacagacaggtgaccagacagacagacgaacagacagacgaacagacagacagacaggtgaccagacagacagacaggtgaccagacagacagacaggtgaccagacagacaggcgaacagacagacaggcaaacagacagacaggcgaacagacagacagacagacgaacagacagacagacgaacagacagacagacagacgaacagacagacagacagacgaacagacagacagacagacgaacagACGAACAGACAggcgaacagacagacagacaggcgaacagacagacaggcgaacagacagacagacagacgaacagacagacagacgaacagacagacaggcgaacagacagacagacggacgaacagacagacagacgaacagacagacagacgaacagacagacagacggacgaacagacagacagacgaacagacagacagacagacgaacagacagacagacgaacagacagacagacagacgaacagacagacagacagacgaacagacaggtaaacagacagacaggtgaccagacagacaggtaaacagacagacagacaggtaaacagacagacaggtaaacagacagacagacagacaggtaaacagacagacagacaggtgaccagacagacagacgaacagacagacaggtgaccagacagacaggtaaacagacagacagacaggtaaacagacagacaggtgaccagacagacagacaggtgaccagacagacagacagacagacaggtgaacagacagacagacgaacagacagacgaacagacagacgaacagacagacaggtgaacagacagacagacaaacagacagacaggtaaacagacagacagacagacgaacagacagacaggtaaacagacagacagacaaacagacagacaggtgaacagacagacagacgaacagacaggcagacagacacacgaacagacagacaggtaaacagacagacaggcagacacacgaacagacagacaggtaaacagatagacagacagacagacacacgaacagacagacaggtaaacagatagacagacagacagacacacgaacagacagacaggtgaacagacagacagacagacacacgaacagacagacaggtgaacagacagacagacagacacacgaacagacagacaggtgaacagacagacagacagacagacagacacacgaacagacagacaggtgaacagacagacagacagacagacacacgaacagacagacaggtgaacagacagacagacagacacacgaacagacagacaggtgaacagacagacagacagacNNNNNNNNNNNNNNNNNNNNNNNNNNNNNNNNNNNNNNNNNNNNNNNNNNNNNNNNNNNNNNNNNNNNNNNNNNNNNNNNNNNNNNNNNNNNNNNNNNNNcagacagacagacacacgaacagacagacaggtgaacagacagacagacagacagacacacgaacagacagacaggtgaacagacagacagacagacagacacacgaacagacagacaggtaaacagatagacagacaggtgaacagacagacagacagacacacgaacagacagacagacagacagacagacacacgaacagacagacagacagacagacacacgaacagacagacagacagacagacacacgaacagacagacagacagacagacagacacacgaacagacagacaggtaaacagacagacagacagacacacgaacagacagacaggtgaacagacagacagacagacacacgaacagacagacagacagacagacagacacacgaacagagacagacagacagacagacagacgaacagacagacaggtaaacagacagacagacagacacacgaacagacagacaggtgaacagacagacagacagacacacgaacagacagacaggtgaacagacagacagacacacgaacagacagacaggtaaacagacagacagacaggtgaacagacagacagacagacacacgaacagacagacaggtaaacagacagacaggtaaacagacagacagacaggtgaacagacagacagacaggtaaacagacagacagacacacgaacagacagacaggtacacagacagacagacaggtaaacagacagacagacaggtaaacagacagacagacaggtaaacagacagacagacaggtacacagacagacaggtaaacagacagacaggtactgACTGCTGTACGTCGTGATGCAGAATCGCAGTTTGAATCCTCTCTCTGTTCGACTGCAGTTGATGGTTTCTGGTTGGCCGCAGCCCAGCTCCACGTAGCCCCGCCCCCGGCCACGCCCACCGCCTACATTACAACCCAAACACTGGAGACCGCCtcctgagacacacacacagagttatgAACTTCAGACACCAACAAGCTTTTAATTTGAAGTGAAGACCAGGTGTGCTGGTAAAGGTAAAACGCTGATCTGAAACTGCTGAGATGCTCCAGACTCCGAGGGGCCCCGAAGGCCCCTGGTTTGTAAACATGCAGAAAATACCTATGAAGCCAtggaaaaacattaatataCTACATGCAACAGAGAGAaactctttaaataaataaatgtgcagtaaacaataaatataattcAGACATGGTGTGAAAGCAGGTCtgcaaaggtcagaggtcaacgCTCTGCAGCCTGAAGCTGTTAGCGGCTCATGCTAACAATGAATCCATTAACATTTAGAGTGAGAACTGCTGCAGGTCgcagattaaaaataaacaccatGAAGCCGCAGAGCTACAGTCAGACTGCAGGACGACTCCGCAAACACACCTGGTCCATTTTAACACTGGAGACGGACAGGCGGTCTGTAAACTGTAAACGCCACATCACAGAGGTCAGAGTCAGTCACTGTTCAGAACTCCTCTGACAGAAACCAGAACTTTAAGATGTCTGACAGATTCTCATCGACGTCAGAGGATTAAAACccagatttca
This genomic window contains:
- the LOC123960208 gene encoding uncharacterized protein LOC123960208; this translates as MKQMLELGCTCLKPRRLHQSDGSVRVEVGERAVGVQSLVMSPSRLLLCCLAALPAVCLKGGGLQCLGCNVGGGRGRGRGYVELGCGQPETINCSRTERGFKLRFCITTYSKSLDLVLSRGCATSRHCQQTELPGVSVACCDWSLCNVGWRWAGSLATVILSFITGGWFPLRDLAAR